Proteins from a genomic interval of Streptococcus sp. D7B5:
- a CDS encoding DUF624 domain-containing protein yields the protein MGKFLEFVFNRIFLGMIATAYFWLLTLAGGVIFGLAPASATLMSLYAEHGYTYRAYHLKEAWELYKSNFVKSNLAFYSFVFVDLVLVYGLYLLVQLPHQTIFHLLATFLNVLVVALVFLAYTVSLKLQVYFDLSYQNTLKLSLIGIFMSLPAIAKVLLGSALLIGVGYYMPALLFFVGIGMWHFFISDMLEPIYESIHEKLATK from the coding sequence ATGGGAAAGTTTCTAGAATTCGTCTTTAATCGTATCTTTTTGGGAATGATTGCGACGGCTTATTTCTGGCTATTAACACTAGCAGGAGGAGTGATCTTTGGTTTGGCCCCAGCTAGTGCTACCCTGATGAGTTTGTATGCGGAACATGGTTATACCTATCGAGCCTACCATTTGAAGGAAGCTTGGGAATTGTATAAGAGCAATTTTGTCAAGAGTAATCTGGCTTTCTATAGTTTCGTGTTTGTGGATCTTGTCCTAGTTTATGGTTTGTATCTTCTAGTTCAATTGCCCCACCAGACGATTTTCCACCTTTTGGCGACCTTTCTCAACGTCCTTGTAGTTGCTCTTGTCTTTCTAGCCTATACTGTTTCCTTGAAACTTCAGGTGTACTTTGATTTGTCCTACCAAAATACCTTGAAACTGTCCCTTATCGGTATTTTTATGAGCTTACCTGCGATTGCCAAGGTTTTACTCGGGTCCGCTCTCCTTATAGGAGTTGGTTATTATATGCCTGCCTTGCTCTTTTTTGTAGGAATTGGAATGTGGCATTTCTTTATCAGTGATATGTTGGAACCTATTTATGAAAGTATCCATGAAAAATTGGCGACAAAATAG